A region of the Myxococcus stipitatus DSM 14675 genome:
CACCTTGTCGCGCCGCTTGAGGTTCGCGTGGAACTTCACCGGGAAGTACAGCGACAGGAAGTTGCCCGCGGCCAGCAGCACCGGCAGGACTCCCGCCACCGCGGCGAGCGCGCAGACGATGTCCACCATCGAGCCGAAGCCGAAGTACACCCGGTAGAAGAGGGCCACCATCACCGCCATGCCGAGCGCCGCCGCGGCCTGCACCCGGTTCTTCGCGCGCAGCACGTCCGCCAGGTCCAACGGCGCGGCGAGGAACGCCGCGAAGCCCTGCCCGTCATAGGCGAAGGTGTTCTGGGAGAACGTCGACGCAATCACCACCGCGCCGTAGATGCACAGGCCCCCCATCAGCCACGCATCCGCGGAGCGCCCCAGCAGGAAGACGAACAAGTCCCGTCCGGACAGGAGCTTCAGCAGGATGGCCAGGATGAAGGGCACCGACGCGAGCAGCCGCGCGCGCGGATTGCGCCACAAGTCGAGCGCCTCGCGCGTCACCAGCGTGGAGAAGCGCGTGCGCGTGCGAGCGAACGGGTTGCTCTCCTTCGAGTCCTTCTGCTGCGGCCCCGCGCGGCCCGCCTGACGGTGGAAGCGCAGGAGGAGCCTGTACGCCACCGCCATGCCCAGGGCCGTGAAGAACAAGAGGCCCGCCGCCTCCACCATGGCCACGCGAGGACGGAACCAGGAGAGCTGCGCGAGGCCATCCCCGAAGAAGCCCGGAGGCACCCGCCCCAGCGCCACCGCCGCGTTGATGATGAGCGACATGTCCAGCGCGTCCACGCCGGCGGTGCCCACCTGCGTCAGCCACGACGTGTCGATGGGCGGGATGAACGACGCGGCGACGAGGAACACCAGCAGCCCGCCGCCCATGATCTGCGCGCTGTGCTTCGCCCTCAGCACGTTGATGACGGCGTACAGCGCCACCCGGCTCCAGGCCGCGCAGAAGAGCGCGAACAGCACGTAGAGCACCCCCGCGAGCCAGGGCGCCCACAGCCGGTTGATGGAGACGAAGCCCAGCGCCGCGCCGGTGAGCGGTGCGTAGAACACCAGCGCGCGCGGCTCGAAGAGGCTGGCCACCGTGGAGGCGATGAGCAGACGGAAGGGCGAGATGGGGAAGGCCGCGTAGCGGCTCAGCTCCGAATGGTCATCCACGCCCGCCGACAACAGCGGCCACGACACCCAGACGGAGAAGGTGACGAAGCACAGCAGGTTGAGGATGAAGTACGGCCACACGTCGCTCTCCGCGACGGGGCCCAGGCGCATCAGCCCGTAGAAGAACAGGCCGAAGAACAGGCCCGGGGCGCTCGACGCGAGGAAGGCGCCCACGGCCAGCAGGCGGCTTCGGCCGGGCCCCTGGTTCAGCCCGATGTCGAAGCGCAGTCCCCACAGGAGCCACAGGTGGCGGAAGAACCCTGGAACGGCCGGGCGGCTCATGCCGGCTCCCGCAGCGCCACGACGGGGGCGGGGGCCTCGCCGTAGAACGACAGCCGCGCGTTGCGCGAGGCCGGCACGGCGATGAGCTTCTCGAACACCGCCTCCAGCGAGGGGCAGTCGTAGCGCGCCAGCAGCGACGGCACCGTGCCCTGGTCCAGCATCCTGCCGCCCTGGATGATGCCCGCGTGGGTGGCCAGTCGCTCGGCGATCTCCAGCACATGCGTGGTGAGCAGCAGCGTCACCCCGCGCCGGCTCAGCTCGCGCAAGAGCTCGCGGATGACGCCCGCGGCCAGCACGTCGATGCCCTCGAAGGGCTCATCCAGCAGCACCAGCTCCGGCGCGTGGATCAACGCCGCCGCGATGGCGAGCCTCCGCCGCATGCCCTTGGAGTACTCCGAGACGAGCGCGCCCGCCTTGTACGTCAGCTCCGTCAGCTCCAGCAGCTCCGCGGCCCGGGCCGCGGCCACGTCTCCGTCCAGCCCGTACATGCGCGCGCAGAACGTGAGGTACTGCCGCCCGGTGAGCCGCTCGAAGAGGCTCAGCTCCTCCGGCACCACGCCCACGCGGCGCTTCACCTCGAGCGGCTTCTTCACCGCGTCCACGCCCAGCATGCGGATGGAGCCCGCGTCGGGCCCGTACACACCCGTCAAGAGCGCGATGCTGGTGGACTTCCCGGCGCCGTTGGGCCCCAGGTACGCGTAGAACGCCCCCCTGGGAATCTGGAGGTCCAGGCCATTGAGCGCGGTGAAGCCGCCGAAGCGCTTGAGCAGCCCGCGCGCGTCGACGGCCAGGTCATCGGAAGGGGAGGGCGTCATGAAGGAGCGCCATCTCACCCGAGGCCGCCCCCCGGCGACAATCCTCACCCCGACCGATGCGTGAGGGGGGCCTTCCGCCTCAGTGCACGAAGGCCATCTCGGGTGGGCCGACGATCTGCTGCACCGTCAGCCGCACCTTGTCCAG
Encoded here:
- a CDS encoding ABC transporter ATP-binding protein gives rise to the protein MTPSPSDDLAVDARGLLKRFGGFTALNGLDLQIPRGAFYAYLGPNGAGKSTSIALLTGVYGPDAGSIRMLGVDAVKKPLEVKRRVGVVPEELSLFERLTGRQYLTFCARMYGLDGDVAAARAAELLELTELTYKAGALVSEYSKGMRRRLAIAAALIHAPELVLLDEPFEGIDVLAAGVIRELLRELSRRGVTLLLTTHVLEIAERLATHAGIIQGGRMLDQGTVPSLLARYDCPSLEAVFEKLIAVPASRNARLSFYGEAPAPVVALREPA